A DNA window from Haloactinospora alba contains the following coding sequences:
- the shbA gene encoding RNA polymerase sigma factor ShbA → MTDRRAARDGRAKRTPTRRETNDTELNRLTSRALRGEHGAVDSLIREVRPMVLNYCRARLARVSGATHHSDDVAQEVCIALLTALPRYQDMGRPFATFVYGIASHKVADALRKTSRADLPTDTVPDHPDERPGPEEATVRALDSQHARDLLDELPDQQRRLLVLRVIAGLTADETGHALGMSAGAVRVAQHRALTRLRHLAASGPLDRLG, encoded by the coding sequence GTGACCGATCGACGCGCCGCGCGGGACGGCCGCGCCAAACGAACGCCCACCCGGCGCGAAACGAACGACACGGAACTCAACCGCCTGACCTCGCGTGCGCTCCGGGGCGAGCACGGTGCGGTGGACTCCCTCATCCGGGAGGTCCGCCCCATGGTCCTCAACTACTGCAGGGCACGCCTGGCACGCGTCTCCGGCGCCACCCACCACTCCGACGACGTCGCCCAGGAAGTGTGCATCGCGCTGCTCACCGCGCTGCCGCGCTACCAGGACATGGGGCGCCCGTTCGCGACGTTCGTCTACGGCATCGCCTCACACAAGGTCGCCGACGCGCTACGCAAGACCTCCCGCGCCGACCTCCCCACCGACACCGTCCCCGACCACCCCGACGAACGGCCCGGCCCGGAGGAGGCCACGGTCCGCGCCCTCGACTCCCAACACGCGCGCGACCTGCTGGACGAACTCCCCGACCAGCAGCGGCGGCTGCTGGTGCTGCGGGTGATCGCGGGACTCACAGCAGACGAGACCGGCCACGCCCTGGGCATGTCCGCCGGGGCGGTGCGGGTCGCCCAGCACCGCGCCCTCACCCGGCTGCGCCACCTGGCGGCGAGCGGTCCCCTCGACCGGCTCGGCTGA
- the groL gene encoding chaperonin GroEL (60 kDa chaperone family; promotes refolding of misfolded polypeptides especially under stressful conditions; forms two stacked rings of heptamers to form a barrel-shaped 14mer; ends can be capped by GroES; misfolded proteins enter the barrel where they are refolded when GroES binds) has translation MPKILEFEDEARRALERGVDHLADSVKVTLGPSGRNVVIDKQYGAPTITNDGVTVAREIELEDSYEDLGAQLVKEVATKTNDAAGDGTTTATVLAQALVHQGLRSVAAGASPMSLKSGIDAAARAVSETLVNNARSVEERGDIAYVATNSAQDEQIGDMIAEAFDKVGKDGVITVEESPTFGLDLDFTEGMQFDKGYVSPYFVTDNERQEVVLEDANILINQGKISNLNELLPLLEKAAQSKKPLLIIAEDIEGDALAALVLNKIRGQLNVAAVKAPGFGERRKAMLQDIATLTGGQVIAEEVGLTLENADLDVLGNARRITVTKDDTTIVDGSGNQADVDDRVRQIKKEIEASDSDWDREKLQERLAKLAGGVSVLRVGAATEVELKEKKHRLEDAISATRAAIEEGIISGGGASLVHAASALDGIDLEGDEATGAAIVRRALQEPARWIAENTGAEGYVVTHKIAELGKGQGYNAATGEYADLMSQGIIDPVKVSRSAVENAASIAGMLLTTEALVVDKPEEEESESGHGHGH, from the coding sequence ATGCCGAAGATCCTGGAATTCGAGGACGAGGCCCGCCGCGCCCTCGAGCGGGGTGTGGACCACCTCGCCGACTCCGTCAAGGTGACCCTGGGCCCCAGCGGCCGCAACGTCGTGATCGACAAGCAGTACGGCGCACCCACCATCACCAACGACGGCGTGACCGTCGCGCGTGAGATCGAGCTGGAGGACTCCTACGAGGACCTCGGCGCTCAGCTCGTCAAGGAGGTCGCCACCAAGACCAACGACGCCGCCGGCGACGGCACCACCACCGCCACCGTTCTCGCTCAGGCGCTGGTGCACCAGGGCCTGCGCAGCGTGGCGGCCGGCGCCTCCCCGATGTCGCTGAAGAGCGGCATCGACGCCGCCGCGCGCGCCGTCTCCGAGACGCTGGTGAACAACGCCCGCTCCGTGGAGGAGCGCGGTGACATCGCCTACGTGGCCACCAACTCCGCTCAGGACGAGCAGATCGGTGACATGATCGCCGAGGCCTTCGACAAGGTCGGCAAGGACGGCGTCATCACCGTGGAGGAGTCGCCCACGTTCGGGCTGGACCTCGACTTCACCGAGGGGATGCAGTTCGACAAGGGCTACGTCTCGCCCTACTTCGTGACCGACAACGAGCGCCAGGAAGTGGTGCTCGAGGACGCGAACATCCTGATCAACCAGGGCAAGATCTCCAACCTGAACGAGCTGCTCCCGCTGCTGGAGAAGGCCGCCCAGAGCAAGAAGCCGCTGCTGATCATCGCCGAGGACATCGAGGGTGACGCCCTGGCGGCGCTCGTGCTGAACAAGATCCGTGGCCAGCTCAACGTCGCCGCGGTGAAGGCGCCCGGCTTCGGCGAGCGCCGCAAGGCGATGCTGCAGGACATCGCCACCCTCACCGGCGGCCAGGTCATCGCCGAGGAGGTCGGCCTCACCCTGGAGAACGCCGACCTCGACGTGCTGGGCAACGCCCGCCGCATCACGGTCACCAAGGACGACACCACGATCGTGGACGGCTCGGGCAACCAGGCCGACGTGGACGACCGGGTCCGCCAGATCAAGAAGGAGATCGAGGCCAGCGACTCCGACTGGGACCGGGAGAAGCTGCAGGAGCGGCTCGCCAAGCTCGCCGGCGGCGTCTCCGTCCTGCGCGTGGGTGCCGCCACCGAGGTCGAGCTCAAGGAGAAGAAGCACCGTCTGGAGGACGCGATCTCGGCCACCCGCGCCGCGATCGAGGAGGGCATCATCTCCGGCGGCGGTGCCTCCCTGGTGCACGCCGCCTCCGCGCTCGACGGGATCGACCTGGAGGGCGACGAGGCCACCGGCGCGGCCATCGTGCGCCGCGCGCTGCAGGAGCCGGCCCGCTGGATCGCGGAGAACACCGGCGCCGAGGGCTACGTCGTCACGCACAAGATCGCCGAGCTCGGCAAGGGCCAGGGCTACAACGCCGCCACCGGCGAGTACGCCGACCTGATGAGCCAGGGCATCATCGACCCGGTCAAGGTCAGCCGTTCCGCGGTGGAGAACGCCGCGTCCATCGCCGGCATGCTGCTCACCACCGAGGCGCTGGTCGTGGACAAGCCGGAAGAGGAGGAGTCCGAGTCCGGTCACGGACACGGCCACTGA
- the tsaD gene encoding tRNA (adenosine(37)-N6)-threonylcarbamoyltransferase complex transferase subunit TsaD codes for MASNDGHPLVLGIETSCDETGVGLVRGCELLSDEVASSVEQHARFGGVVPEVASRAHLEAMSPTVERALDSAGARLEDVDAIAVTAGPGLAGALLVGVSAAKAYALALDKPLYGVNHLLGHVAVDQLEHGPLPTPCVALLVSGGHTSLLLVRDVATDVRLLGDTVDDAAGEAYDKVARLLGLPYPGGPPIDRAAREGDPLALRFPRGKLGDGSYDFSFSGLKTAVARQVEDGQSNGLQPSVPDIAGAFQESVVDVLTRKAVDACVEYGVGHLVISGGVAANSRLRDLAGQRCAETGVELRIPRPRLCTDNGAMIAALGADIVAAGFPPSPLDLATDTSLPVERPLAG; via the coding sequence ATGGCCAGTAACGACGGTCACCCGCTGGTTCTGGGTATCGAGACCTCCTGCGACGAGACCGGTGTCGGTCTCGTGCGCGGGTGCGAGCTTCTCAGCGACGAGGTCGCCTCCAGCGTCGAGCAGCACGCCCGGTTCGGCGGGGTCGTGCCGGAGGTGGCCAGCCGCGCCCACCTCGAGGCGATGTCACCCACCGTGGAGCGGGCGCTGGACAGCGCGGGCGCGCGCCTCGAGGACGTGGACGCGATCGCCGTCACCGCCGGCCCCGGGCTGGCGGGAGCGCTGCTGGTGGGCGTGTCGGCGGCGAAGGCCTACGCGTTGGCGCTGGACAAACCGCTCTACGGCGTGAACCACCTGCTCGGGCACGTGGCGGTCGACCAGCTGGAGCACGGCCCCCTGCCCACCCCCTGCGTCGCGCTGCTGGTCTCCGGCGGGCACACCTCGCTGCTGCTGGTGCGGGACGTCGCCACGGACGTGCGGCTGCTCGGCGACACGGTGGACGACGCCGCCGGCGAGGCCTACGACAAGGTGGCGCGGCTGCTGGGGCTGCCGTACCCGGGCGGTCCGCCGATCGACCGCGCTGCCCGGGAGGGCGACCCGCTGGCGCTCCGGTTCCCGCGCGGCAAGCTGGGGGACGGCAGCTACGACTTCTCGTTCTCCGGTCTGAAGACCGCGGTGGCGCGGCAGGTGGAGGACGGGCAGAGCAACGGCCTCCAGCCGTCCGTGCCCGACATCGCGGGGGCGTTCCAGGAGTCCGTGGTGGACGTGCTCACCCGCAAGGCCGTGGACGCGTGCGTGGAGTACGGCGTGGGGCACCTGGTGATCAGCGGGGGTGTGGCGGCGAACTCGCGGCTGCGCGACCTCGCGGGCCAGCGCTGCGCCGAGACCGGGGTGGAGCTGCGGATTCCCCGGCCGCGGCTGTGCACCGACAACGGGGCGATGATCGCCGCGCTCGGGGCCGACATCGTCGCGGCCGGTTTCCCCCCGTCACCGCTGGATCTGGCCACCGACACCTCCCTGCCGGTGGAACGGCCGCTGGCGGGATGA
- the groES gene encoding co-chaperone GroES: MSTATKTVLKPLDDRVVVKTLEAEETTASGLVIPDTAKEKPQEGEVLAVGPGRLDDSGNRTPLDVKVGDIVLYSKYGGTEVKYDNEDYLVLSARDLLAVVEK, from the coding sequence GTGTCGACCGCCACCAAGACCGTACTCAAGCCCCTTGACGACCGCGTCGTTGTCAAGACGCTCGAGGCCGAGGAGACCACCGCGTCCGGCCTCGTCATCCCGGACACCGCGAAGGAGAAGCCGCAGGAGGGCGAGGTTCTGGCCGTGGGGCCGGGCCGCCTGGACGACAGCGGCAACCGCACCCCGCTGGACGTCAAGGTCGGTGACATCGTCCTGTACAGCAAGTACGGCGGCACCGAGGTCAAGTACGACAACGAGGACTACCTCGTGCTCTCCGCCCGCGACCTGCTGGCGGTCGTCGAGAAGTAG
- a CDS encoding ribbon-helix-helix domain-containing protein, with amino-acid sequence MPIAPRLSDSEAAALRSLAERENRSLQDVAREAIREYAENRSRTELLDQILDEELPRYAEALERLGQ; translated from the coding sequence ATGCCGATAGCGCCCCGCCTTTCCGACTCCGAAGCGGCCGCCCTGCGCAGTCTCGCCGAACGCGAGAACCGTTCGCTGCAGGACGTCGCCAGAGAGGCGATCCGCGAGTACGCGGAGAACCGCAGTAGGACTGAACTGCTCGACCAGATCCTCGATGAGGAACTCCCGCGCTACGCCGAGGCGCTGGAACGGCTCGGCCAGTGA
- the guaB gene encoding IMP dehydrogenase: MTQLFTGEGGKVLPPGLTYDDVLLVPSYSDLQPGEADTGTRLSRNIELRIPLLSAAMDTVTEARMAVAMARQGGAGVLHRNMTTEEQADQVDLVKRSEAGMVTDPVTCRPDDSLADVEEISGHYRISGAPVTDAEGRLVGMVTNRDMRFEEDRSREVRDVMTPMPLVTAPVGVERDEAYRLLRENKVEKLPLVDERGRLRGLITVKDFIKREQFPDATKDADGRLIVGAAVGVGPEGEQRARALVEAGVDFLTVDTAHGDSRGVADMVAKLKANSRVDVVAGNIATRGGAQTLIDAGADGVKVGVGPGSICTTRVVAGVGAPQVTAVMESAKAAGPAGVPLIADGGLQYSGDIAKALVSGASTVMVGSLLAGVEESPGELIFINGKQYKTYRGMGSLGAMRGRSFSKDRYSQAEVTTEDKLIPEGVEGKVPYRGPLHAVSHQLTGGLRQSMWYAGTRTVADLREHGQLMQITSAGLKESHPHDIQMAVEAPNYQG; the protein is encoded by the coding sequence ATGACGCAGCTGTTCACTGGGGAGGGCGGCAAGGTGCTGCCGCCGGGGCTCACCTACGACGACGTTCTGCTGGTGCCGTCCTATTCGGACCTGCAGCCGGGCGAAGCCGACACCGGAACGCGCCTCTCGCGCAATATCGAGCTGCGTATCCCGTTGTTGTCGGCCGCGATGGACACGGTGACCGAGGCCCGGATGGCCGTGGCCATGGCCCGCCAGGGCGGCGCCGGAGTACTGCACCGCAACATGACCACCGAGGAGCAGGCGGACCAGGTCGACCTGGTGAAACGCTCCGAGGCGGGCATGGTGACCGACCCGGTCACCTGCCGCCCGGACGACAGCCTGGCCGACGTGGAGGAGATCAGCGGCCACTACCGCATCTCCGGCGCACCGGTGACCGACGCCGAGGGGCGTCTGGTGGGAATGGTCACCAACCGCGACATGCGGTTCGAGGAGGACCGCAGCCGCGAGGTCCGCGACGTCATGACACCGATGCCGCTGGTGACCGCACCGGTCGGCGTCGAGAGGGACGAGGCCTACCGGCTGCTGCGCGAGAACAAGGTGGAGAAGCTGCCGCTGGTGGACGAACGCGGCCGGCTGCGCGGGCTGATCACCGTCAAGGACTTCATCAAACGCGAACAGTTCCCGGACGCCACCAAGGACGCCGACGGCCGCCTCATCGTCGGCGCCGCCGTCGGGGTGGGGCCCGAGGGGGAGCAGCGTGCCCGGGCCCTGGTGGAGGCGGGCGTGGACTTCCTGACGGTGGACACCGCCCACGGAGACTCGCGCGGTGTCGCCGACATGGTCGCCAAGCTCAAGGCCAACTCCCGTGTGGACGTGGTCGCCGGCAACATCGCCACCCGCGGCGGCGCCCAGACGCTGATCGACGCCGGCGCCGACGGGGTCAAGGTCGGTGTCGGGCCGGGCTCCATCTGCACCACCCGGGTCGTCGCCGGTGTGGGGGCGCCGCAGGTCACCGCCGTGATGGAGAGCGCCAAGGCGGCCGGGCCGGCGGGGGTGCCGCTGATCGCCGACGGCGGTCTGCAGTACTCCGGTGACATCGCCAAGGCCCTCGTCTCCGGCGCGAGCACCGTGATGGTGGGCAGCCTGCTCGCCGGTGTGGAGGAGAGCCCGGGCGAGCTCATCTTCATCAACGGCAAGCAGTACAAGACCTACCGGGGCATGGGCTCGCTGGGGGCGATGCGGGGCCGCTCCTTCTCCAAGGACCGCTACTCCCAGGCCGAGGTGACCACCGAGGACAAGCTCATCCCGGAGGGTGTCGAGGGCAAGGTTCCCTACCGGGGGCCGCTGCACGCGGTGTCGCACCAGCTCACCGGTGGGCTGCGGCAGTCCATGTGGTACGCCGGAACCCGCACCGTCGCCGATCTGCGCGAGCACGGCCAGCTCATGCAGATCACCTCCGCCGGGTTGAAGGAGAGCCACCCGCACGACATCCAGATGGCGGTGGAGGCCCCCAACTACCAGGGGTGA
- the tsaB gene encoding tRNA (adenosine(37)-N6)-threonylcarbamoyltransferase complex dimerization subunit type 1 TsaB encodes MLLLAFDTATPAVTAAVCADDGKNVNVRASASSVDARRHGELLTPTIRRVLDEAGASPGDLTHVAVGIGPGPYTGLRVGLATAQALAGSLGIPCHGVPTLDAVAFASGRREPFIAVSDARRKEVFWAHYANAATRTGEIAVDRPADVATGGLPVVGHGAWLHADVFGVSAEDAEPLYPSAAALGEVALGRLNAGEELPAARPLYLRRPDAAQPGSPKKVRQ; translated from the coding sequence CTGCTTCTGGCTTTCGACACCGCTACCCCCGCCGTGACCGCAGCGGTATGCGCGGACGACGGGAAGAACGTCAACGTGCGCGCGAGCGCCTCCTCGGTGGACGCCCGCCGCCACGGTGAGCTGCTGACCCCGACCATCCGGCGGGTCCTCGACGAGGCGGGCGCCTCCCCGGGCGACCTCACCCACGTCGCCGTCGGTATCGGGCCCGGCCCCTACACCGGGCTGCGTGTGGGGTTGGCCACCGCCCAGGCGCTCGCCGGTTCCCTCGGTATCCCGTGCCACGGGGTTCCCACCCTGGACGCGGTCGCGTTCGCCTCCGGGCGGCGGGAACCGTTCATCGCGGTCAGCGACGCCCGCCGCAAGGAGGTGTTCTGGGCGCACTACGCCAACGCGGCCACCCGCACGGGCGAGATCGCCGTCGACCGTCCCGCCGACGTCGCCACCGGCGGCCTCCCGGTAGTGGGCCACGGCGCGTGGCTCCACGCCGACGTGTTCGGCGTGTCCGCCGAGGACGCCGAGCCGCTGTACCCCTCGGCCGCCGCCCTGGGCGAGGTCGCGCTCGGCCGGCTGAATGCCGGGGAGGAGCTTCCCGCCGCACGGCCGCTCTACCTCCGCAGACCCGACGCCGCCCAGCCGGGCTCCCCCAAGAAGGTGCGACAGTGA
- a CDS encoding class I SAM-dependent methyltransferase, protein MTSDPSAALQALRTPDGQRLLGAVSAADAAADPLAAATRLRRDPHARAAAGDDGADDVAAAALTQIRLRDRARAKFGDEAEAMYFTTDGLEQATRLTVARHRAGRFASALAPGSLVADVCCGIGADTLSMARAGLAVEGVDSDPHTVAVANANIDAWGVGQRATARVADAEALDAGAYDAVFCDPARRGQRGRVFDPDAYSPPWSTVLGLARGARAACVKAAPGIPHERVPEGAHAEWVSVNGEVKEAALWFGALGGSGRRATLLREGSAEPATLTSAAEEDSAPVAAPGRYLYEPDGAVVRAHLVAAAAREVDGALLDPHIAYITADRLVATPFCRAYEVTDVLPFSAKRLRAVLRERRVGTVTIKKRGSAVDVDKLRRDLKPSGPNSAVVVLTRIDDRPVCLLCKDAASAR, encoded by the coding sequence GTGACGAGCGACCCATCAGCGGCACTGCAGGCCCTGCGCACCCCGGATGGGCAGCGGCTACTCGGCGCGGTGAGCGCCGCGGACGCCGCGGCCGATCCCCTGGCTGCGGCGACCCGACTGCGCCGCGATCCCCACGCGCGCGCGGCCGCCGGCGACGACGGCGCCGACGACGTGGCCGCGGCGGCGCTGACCCAGATCCGGCTGCGGGACCGGGCACGCGCGAAGTTCGGCGATGAGGCCGAGGCGATGTACTTCACCACCGACGGGTTGGAGCAGGCCACCCGCCTGACCGTGGCCCGGCACCGGGCCGGGAGGTTCGCCTCCGCCCTGGCACCGGGTTCGCTCGTCGCGGACGTGTGCTGCGGCATCGGCGCCGACACGCTCAGCATGGCGCGTGCGGGACTGGCGGTGGAGGGCGTCGACAGCGACCCGCACACCGTGGCCGTCGCCAACGCCAACATCGACGCGTGGGGCGTGGGCCAACGCGCCACGGCACGCGTGGCCGACGCGGAGGCGCTCGACGCGGGCGCCTACGACGCCGTGTTCTGCGACCCGGCCCGCCGGGGCCAACGGGGCCGGGTGTTCGACCCCGACGCCTACTCGCCGCCGTGGTCGACCGTGCTCGGGCTCGCCCGCGGCGCGCGCGCCGCCTGTGTGAAGGCCGCCCCCGGGATACCGCACGAACGCGTCCCCGAGGGGGCCCACGCGGAGTGGGTCTCGGTCAACGGGGAGGTGAAGGAGGCGGCCCTGTGGTTCGGCGCCCTGGGTGGTTCCGGGCGCCGGGCCACACTGCTGCGGGAGGGCTCCGCGGAGCCCGCGACACTCACCAGCGCGGCCGAGGAGGACTCCGCGCCCGTGGCCGCGCCCGGACGCTACCTGTACGAACCCGACGGCGCGGTGGTGCGCGCGCACCTCGTGGCGGCCGCCGCCCGCGAGGTCGACGGAGCCCTGCTGGACCCGCACATCGCCTACATCACCGCCGACCGGCTCGTGGCCACCCCGTTCTGCCGGGCCTACGAGGTCACCGACGTACTGCCGTTCTCGGCCAAACGGCTCCGGGCCGTGCTGCGGGAGCGGAGGGTCGGGACGGTAACGATTAAGAAACGCGGTTCGGCCGTGGACGTGGACAAGCTCCGCCGCGACCTCAAACCCTCCGGGCCGAACTCCGCCGTTGTGGTCCTCACCAGGATCGACGACCGCCCGGTGTGCCTGCTCTGCAAAGACGCCGCCTCCGCCCGGTGA
- a CDS encoding apolipoprotein A-IV repeat region-like domain-containing protein yields the protein MEQTNQDFLNGGGQTGISDRMRDLLSRAAQDQASEQKTQGAVSEEMRQRLEGMEWLLREFREREFAALSESVATIQTRVDELASRPPEWAETLAEHIESVGERVKPLSEIPSMREDIHGIAGNLETTLSRLQTVADAGERTESQIEALTTRVEELASNVQERFARLDEAMASLTSRAEALESSLSTTTERLDSHHETLTTTISEGREALEQAVSDGKEALAATVNERHDTLATTLQDQHTTVTNKLDTTEENLRTTTNETHTALTNKLDENRAALEQAVSDGKEALAATVNERHDTLATTLQDQHTTVTNKLDTTEENLRTTTNETHTALTNKLDEVNNALAAKADEQHEAVASKVSEGVSRLSTQAEENHAEATAAVADANNAVGKLTETTEEKLGELRGQLQDRLTELNEQLELHRADVRDRDDQHREHLAAKLEENTQSLRAKAEEDLAATTAALEELRGSVEESVNTLNTRTDEQHTVVTGLFEEHRSSVHERLDQHEKDLTEKVDQHGKGITEKVDQHFTSLSGDFEHKLGRLSERFDTFEGHFDGSFEGVEGKVDGVDGRLDGINGRLEGIEGRVNGVEGQFEGVNGHITGVDGRLEAVDDRLEALNQRLSQLPANMEVSELHRRLTELAERPQVDHSDKLAAIDQRLVDSLEPLMRELQSRPDRHEFEETVSDTVETSHDDITKRLASLEETMLALAEALLRPGDRKKKRRKDDEDEDDDE from the coding sequence GTGGAACAGACCAACCAGGACTTCCTCAACGGAGGAGGCCAGACCGGGATCTCCGACCGAATGCGGGATCTCCTGTCCCGAGCCGCGCAGGACCAGGCCTCCGAGCAGAAAACGCAGGGGGCGGTCAGCGAGGAGATGCGCCAGCGGCTCGAGGGCATGGAGTGGCTGCTGCGCGAGTTCCGCGAGCGTGAGTTCGCGGCGCTGTCCGAATCGGTCGCGACGATCCAGACCCGTGTGGACGAGCTCGCCTCGCGCCCGCCGGAGTGGGCCGAGACGCTGGCGGAGCACATCGAGTCGGTCGGTGAGCGGGTCAAGCCCCTCAGCGAGATCCCGTCGATGCGGGAGGACATCCACGGCATCGCCGGGAACCTGGAGACCACGCTCTCCCGGCTGCAGACGGTCGCCGACGCGGGCGAGCGGACCGAGAGCCAGATCGAGGCGCTGACCACCCGCGTGGAGGAGCTCGCTTCCAACGTGCAGGAGCGGTTCGCGCGGCTCGACGAGGCGATGGCCTCGCTCACCTCCCGCGCCGAGGCGCTGGAGAGCTCCCTGAGCACCACCACCGAGCGTCTGGACTCCCACCACGAGACGTTGACCACGACGATCTCCGAGGGCCGGGAAGCGCTGGAGCAGGCCGTCAGCGACGGCAAGGAAGCCCTGGCGGCCACCGTCAACGAACGCCACGACACCCTCGCGACAACCCTCCAGGACCAACACACCACCGTCACCAACAAACTCGACACCACCGAAGAAAACCTCCGCACCACCACCAACGAGACCCACACCGCCCTCACCAACAAACTCGACGAGAACCGGGCGGCGCTGGAGCAGGCCGTCAGCGACGGCAAAGAGGCCCTGGCGGCCACCGTCAACGAACGCCACGACACCCTCGCGACAACCCTCCAGGACCAACACACCACCGTCACCAACAAACTCGACACCACCGAAGAAAACCTCCGCACCACCACCAACGAGACCCACACCGCCCTCACCAACAAACTCGACGAGGTCAACAACGCCCTCGCGGCCAAGGCCGACGAGCAGCACGAGGCGGTGGCGTCCAAGGTCTCCGAGGGGGTCAGCCGCCTCAGCACGCAGGCCGAGGAGAACCACGCGGAGGCCACGGCCGCGGTCGCCGACGCGAACAACGCCGTCGGCAAGCTCACCGAGACCACCGAGGAGAAACTCGGGGAACTGCGCGGCCAGCTGCAGGACCGGCTCACCGAGCTCAACGAGCAGCTGGAACTGCACCGCGCCGACGTGCGGGACCGCGACGACCAGCACCGCGAACACCTGGCCGCCAAGCTGGAGGAGAACACCCAGAGCCTGCGCGCCAAGGCCGAGGAGGACCTCGCCGCGACCACCGCGGCCCTCGAGGAGCTGCGCGGGTCGGTGGAGGAGAGCGTCAACACGCTCAACACCAGGACCGACGAGCAGCACACCGTCGTCACCGGACTGTTCGAGGAGCACCGGAGCTCGGTGCACGAACGGCTCGACCAGCACGAGAAGGACCTCACGGAGAAGGTCGACCAGCACGGCAAGGGGATCACCGAGAAGGTCGACCAGCACTTCACCAGCCTCAGCGGCGACTTCGAGCACAAACTCGGCCGGCTGAGCGAACGGTTCGACACCTTCGAGGGACACTTCGACGGCAGCTTCGAAGGTGTGGAGGGCAAGGTCGACGGTGTCGACGGACGACTCGACGGCATCAACGGGCGCCTGGAAGGCATCGAGGGCCGGGTCAACGGCGTCGAGGGCCAGTTCGAAGGGGTCAACGGCCACATCACCGGTGTGGACGGCCGGCTGGAGGCGGTCGACGACCGGCTGGAGGCGCTCAACCAGCGCCTCAGCCAGCTCCCCGCGAACATGGAGGTCAGCGAGCTGCACCGCCGGCTCACCGAACTTGCGGAGCGCCCGCAGGTCGACCACTCCGACAAGCTCGCCGCGATCGACCAGCGGCTGGTGGACTCCCTCGAACCGCTGATGCGTGAGCTGCAGTCCCGGCCCGACCGGCACGAGTTCGAGGAGACGGTCAGCGACACGGTGGAGACGTCGCACGACGACATCACCAAGCGCCTGGCGTCGCTGGAGGAGACCATGCTCGCCCTCGCCGAGGCGCTGCTGCGGCCGGGCGACCGGAAGAAGAAGCGCCGCAAGGACGACGAGGACGAGGACGACGACGAGTAG
- the rimI gene encoding ribosomal protein S18-alanine N-acetyltransferase: protein MADEDVAAVMELERAVFHGEAWTEGMLRSEVAEPTRYYIVAVQPDPGERMVLPGRPGNPERGEILGYAGLRMVPPEGDVQTIAVSSAQWGRGIGAALLTGLLDRARQEELTEVFLEVRSDNPRAQELYRRFGFTEIGTRRNYYRDADAIVMRRTAPEQERPSEGSHHGQ from the coding sequence ATGGCCGACGAGGACGTCGCCGCGGTGATGGAGCTGGAACGCGCCGTGTTCCACGGCGAGGCCTGGACCGAGGGGATGCTGCGCTCGGAGGTGGCCGAGCCCACCCGCTACTACATCGTGGCCGTCCAACCGGACCCGGGCGAGCGCATGGTCCTTCCGGGACGTCCGGGCAACCCGGAACGCGGCGAGATCCTCGGCTACGCCGGGCTGCGCATGGTCCCGCCGGAGGGCGACGTGCAGACGATCGCGGTGTCGTCCGCCCAGTGGGGCCGGGGGATCGGTGCCGCCCTGCTGACCGGGCTGCTCGACCGGGCCCGCCAGGAGGAACTGACCGAGGTCTTCCTGGAGGTGCGCTCGGACAACCCCCGGGCGCAGGAACTCTACCGGCGGTTCGGTTTCACCGAGATCGGGACGCGACGCAACTACTACCGGGACGCGGACGCGATCGTGATGCGCCGTACCGCACCGGAACAGGAACGACCCTCCGAGGGGAGTCACCATGGCCAGTAA